The genomic window CGCCGAGCGAGACCGTCGAGCCGAACGCCACCCCGCCGAGCACCTGACCGGCGCCGAGGACGGCGACCGTGCGGCGTTGGATGCCGAGGACCTCCGCGGTGCTGAGGGCAACCGCGCCGGACATGGTCACGCGTCGCGTGCGGTGTTGCGCAGGGTTCCGAGTCCCGTGATCTCGACCTCGACGGTGTCACCCGCGACGAAGGGCCCCACACCGGCGGGCGTGCCGGTGAGGATCACATCGCCGGGAAGGAGCGTGAAGGCCGCCGAGGCGTAGGCGATGACATCCGCCACCGAATGCACCATGTCGGCGATGGCCCCGTCCTGGCGCACCTCCCCGTTCACGCGGGTGACCACCCGTGCATCGCCCGCCGGGTCGAAGTCGGTCTCGATGGCCGGACCCAGCGGGCAGAAGGTGTCGAACCCCTTCGCCCGCGCCCACTGGCCGTCGGAGCGCTGCAGGTCGCGTGCCGTGACGTCGTTCGCGATGGTGTAGCCGAACACATAGTCCAGCGCCTTCTCTGCGGGCACGTTCTTCGCCACCCGCCCGATCACCACCGCCAGCTCACCCTCGTAGTCGGTCTGCTGGGACTGCGTCGGGCGCACGATGGTGTCCCCGGGGCCGATGACCGACGTGTTCGGCTTGAAGAACAGCAGCGGCGCCGCGGGCGCCTCTCCGCCCATCTCGGCGGCGTGGTCCCGGTAGTTCTTGCCGACGCAGACGATCTTCGACCGCGGAATGACGGGGGCGAGCAGCGTCACCTCGCTCAGCGGCACGCGCTGACCGGTCGTCTCGAAGCCGGCGAACAGCGGATCGCCGGCCAACACGACGAGATCGGTGTCGTCGACGATGCCGAAGGAGATGACGTCCTGGTGACTGAAGCGCGCGATTCTCACCGCATCACCCTATCGAGCGGGCGCCCGTCAGGCATCCAGCCGCACGAGCCAGCCGTGGCGATCCTCGGCCCGGCCGTACTGGATGTCCGTCAGCTCCTGGCGCAGCGACAGTGCGAGGTCGCCCACGGGCTGCTCGTCGACGAAGTCCGCGCCCTTGAGCCAGCCGATGGGCGCCACCACGGCGGCGGTGCCGCACGCGAAGACCTCGACGATGTCTCCGGATGCCACTCCCTGGCGCCATTCGTCGATCGAGACGTGCCGACCCACGACCTTGTGACCGCGGTCGGCGGCCAGCTGCAGCAGAGAGTCGCGGGTGATGCCCTCGAGGATCGACGGCGACTGCGGGGTCACGATCGTGCCGTCCTTGTACACGAACACGATGTTCATGCCGCCGAGCTCCTCGACGTTGCGGTCCGCGTCGAGGAAGACCACCTGGTCGCAGCCCTGCTCGTGCGCCTGTGCCTGCGGCAGCAGGCTGGCGGCGTAGTTGCCGCCGGTCTTGGCCGCTCCGGTGCCGCCCTTGCCGGCGCGGGCGTAGTCCTCGCTCAGCCAGATCGACACCGGCTTCGCGCCGCCCTTGAAGTAGGCGGCCACGGGGCTGGCGATGAGGTAGTAGGCCACCTTGTTGGCGGGGCGGACGCCCAGGAACGCCTCCTTGGCGAACATAAACGGCCGCAGGTACAGACTCTGGTCCTCGCCGGAGGGCACCCAGTCGCCGTCGACGGCGATCAGTTCGCGCAGCGACTGCAGGAAGTACTCGACGGGCAGTTCCGGCAGGGCCAGACGCCGGGCGCTGCGCTGCAGCCGCAGGGCGTTCTGCTCGGGGCGGAACGTGTGGATCGAGCCGTCGGCGTGACGGTAGGCCTTGATGCCCTCGAAGACCTCCTGGCCGTAGTGCAGCACGGCCGCGGCAGGGTCCAGCGAGATGGGTCCGTAGGGCTGCACGCGCGGACGGTGCCATCCGCCCCGGACCGACCAGCAGATGTCGACCATGTGGTCGGTGAACATCGTGCCGAACGCCGGATCCCGCAGGATCTCCTCGCGCTGGGCGGGGGTCTTGGCCGCGAGGTTGCGGGTGAGGGAGAACTCGAGCGGCGCGAGGCCGGCGTCGGGGTCGAGAAGAGTCATGTCAGTCCTGTCGCGTGGGGCGCCTGCAGCGCCGATGTCAGCGTACGCCCGCCGGTCAGGCGAGGCGGGCGGCGATCGCATCGCCGATCTGCGCCGTCGTGCGGGCTCCGCCGTCCCGAGCCGCGATGTCCTCCTCGGCCGCGCGGGTGACGCGCTGCGCTTCGTCCGTGAGCCCGAGGTGATCGAGCAGCAGTGCGACGGAGAGGATGGCGGCCGTGGGATCGGCCTTCTGCTGTCCGGCGATGTCCGGCGCCGAGCCGTGCACGGGCTCGAACATCGAGGGGAAGGCGCCGTCGGGGTTGATGTTCCCCGAAGCCGCCAGGCCGATGCCACCGGTGACGGCGCCGGCCAAGTCGGTGAGGATGTCGCCGAAGAGGTTGTCGGTGACGATCACGTCGAAGCGATCCGGGTTCGTGACCAGGAAGATCGTCGCCGCGTCGACGTGCAGATAGTCTACGGCGACATCCGGGTGGTCCGCGGCGACGGCATCCACGATGCGCTGCCACATGCCGCCGGCGTGCACCAGCACGTTGGTCTTGTGCACGAGGGTGAGCTTCTTCCGCCGGCGCTCGGCGAGGTCGAACGCGTAGCGCACCACCCGCTCCACGCCGTACGCGGTGTTGACGCTCGTCTCGTTGGCGACCTCGTGCGGGGTGCCGGTGCGGATCGACCCGCCGTTGCCCACGTAGGGTCCTTCGGTGCCCTCGCGCACGACGACGAAGTCGAT from Microbacterium sp. zg-Y625 includes these protein-coding regions:
- a CDS encoding fumarylacetoacetate hydrolase family protein: MRIARFSHQDVISFGIVDDTDLVVLAGDPLFAGFETTGQRVPLSEVTLLAPVIPRSKIVCVGKNYRDHAAEMGGEAPAAPLLFFKPNTSVIGPGDTIVRPTQSQQTDYEGELAVVIGRVAKNVPAEKALDYVFGYTIANDVTARDLQRSDGQWARAKGFDTFCPLGPAIETDFDPAGDARVVTRVNGEVRQDGAIADMVHSVADVIAYASAAFTLLPGDVILTGTPAGVGPFVAGDTVEVEITGLGTLRNTARDA
- a CDS encoding branched-chain amino acid aminotransferase — encoded protein: MTLLDPDAGLAPLEFSLTRNLAAKTPAQREEILRDPAFGTMFTDHMVDICWSVRGGWHRPRVQPYGPISLDPAAAVLHYGQEVFEGIKAYRHADGSIHTFRPEQNALRLQRSARRLALPELPVEYFLQSLRELIAVDGDWVPSGEDQSLYLRPFMFAKEAFLGVRPANKVAYYLIASPVAAYFKGGAKPVSIWLSEDYARAGKGGTGAAKTGGNYAASLLPQAQAHEQGCDQVVFLDADRNVEELGGMNIVFVYKDGTIVTPQSPSILEGITRDSLLQLAADRGHKVVGRHVSIDEWRQGVASGDIVEVFACGTAAVVAPIGWLKGADFVDEQPVGDLALSLRQELTDIQYGRAEDRHGWLVRLDA
- a CDS encoding 3-isopropylmalate dehydrogenase is translated as MSRVVKLAVIPGDGIGPEVIAEAEKVLAAATTGSEVTFESTRFSLGAARYLETGDTLTDEDLAAIAEHDAILLGAVGGVPGDPRLKDANIERGLLLKLRFALDHYVNLRPSKLYPGAAGPLAQPGDIDFVVVREGTEGPYVGNGGSIRTGTPHEVANETSVNTAYGVERVVRYAFDLAERRRKKLTLVHKTNVLVHAGGMWQRIVDAVAADHPDVAVDYLHVDAATIFLVTNPDRFDVIVTDNLFGDILTDLAGAVTGGIGLAASGNINPDGAFPSMFEPVHGSAPDIAGQQKADPTAAILSVALLLDHLGLTDEAQRVTRAAEEDIAARDGGARTTAQIGDAIAARLA